From a single Melospiza georgiana isolate bMelGeo1 chromosome 5, bMelGeo1.pri, whole genome shotgun sequence genomic region:
- the EIF4E gene encoding eukaryotic translation initiation factor 4E — protein MAAVEPETTPNPQPAEEEKTEPAPSQEVASPEQYIKHPLQNRWALWFFKNDKSKTWQANLRLISKFDTVEDFWALYNHIQLSSNLMPGCDYSLFKDGIEPMWEDEKNKRGGRWLITLNKQQRRSDLDRFWLETLLCLIGESFDDYSDDVCGAVVNVRTKGDKIAIWTTECENRDAVTHIGRVYKERLGLPPKIVIGYQSHADTATKSGSTTKNRFVV, from the exons GAAACCACTCCCAACCCCCAACctgcagaagaggagaaaactGAACCAGCACCTAGTCAGGAGGTTGCCAGCCCTGAACAGTATATTAAACATCCACTACAAAACAG ATGGGCACtctggttttttaaaaatgacaagAGCAAAACTTGGCAAGCAAATCTTCGTCTTATCTCAAAGTTTGATACTGTTGAGGATTTTTGGGC TTTATACAACCATATCCAGCTCTCTAGTAATTTAATGCCTGGTTGTGACTACTCGCTCTTTAAG gaTGGGATTGAGCCCATGTGGGAAGATGAGAAGAACAAGCGAGGAGGCCGATGGCTAATTACACTAAACAAGCAGCAGAGACGAAGTGACCTTGATCGCTTCTGGCTAGAGACA ctgctgtgccttATTGGGGAGTCATTCGATGACTACAGCGATGATGTGTGTGGTGCTGTTGTTAATGTTAGAACTAAGGGTGATAAAATAGCAATATGGACAACTGAATGTGAAAACAGGGATGCTGTTACGCATATAGG gaGAGTATACAAGGAAAGATTAGGACTTCCTCCAAAGATAGTGATTGGTTATCAGTCCCATGCAGACACAGCTACTAAGAGCGGCTCCACCACTAAAAATAGGTTTGTTGTTTAA